From Mycobacterium lacus, one genomic window encodes:
- the proB gene encoding glutamate 5-kinase, whose protein sequence is MASSHREAIRTARSLVVKVGTTALTTQSGMFDAGRLGELADAIEGRMKAGSDVVIVSSGAIAAGIEPLGLSCRPKDLATKQAAASVGQVALVNSWSAAFARYGRTVGQVLLSAHDISMRVQHTNAQRTLDRLRSLHAVAIVNENDTVATNEIRFGDNDRLSALVAHLVGADALVLLSDIDGLYDSDPRKKHAVAPRFIAEVTGPTDLDGVVAGRSSHLGTGGMASKVSSALLAADAGVPVLLAPAADAATALTDASVGTVFAARPQRMSARRFWLRYAAEAAGSLTLDAGAVRAVVRQRRSLLPAGISAVSGRFYAGDVVELRGPDAVVVARGVVAYDAAELATMMGRCTSELPGELRRPAVHADDLVAVHRTHQ, encoded by the coding sequence ATGGCCAGTTCGCACCGGGAAGCCATCCGGACCGCGCGCAGCCTCGTCGTCAAGGTCGGCACCACCGCGCTGACCACGCAGTCGGGGATGTTCGACGCCGGTCGGCTGGGCGAGCTCGCCGACGCCATAGAGGGGCGGATGAAGGCGGGTTCCGACGTCGTCATCGTGTCTTCGGGCGCCATCGCGGCTGGCATCGAGCCGCTCGGTTTATCTTGTCGCCCAAAGGATTTGGCGACGAAGCAGGCGGCGGCCAGCGTCGGGCAGGTCGCGCTGGTGAACTCGTGGAGCGCGGCGTTCGCCCGGTACGGCCGCACGGTCGGACAGGTGCTGCTGAGCGCGCACGACATTTCGATGCGGGTCCAGCACACCAACGCCCAGCGCACCCTGGATCGGCTGCGGTCGCTGCACGCCGTGGCGATCGTCAACGAGAACGACACGGTGGCCACCAACGAGATCCGGTTCGGTGACAATGACCGGCTGTCGGCGTTGGTGGCGCATCTGGTGGGGGCCGACGCATTGGTGTTGCTGTCGGATATCGACGGTCTCTACGACTCCGACCCGCGAAAGAAGCACGCGGTAGCGCCGCGGTTTATCGCCGAGGTAACCGGGCCCACCGACCTCGACGGTGTGGTTGCCGGCCGAAGCAGCCACCTGGGCACGGGCGGGATGGCGTCGAAGGTGTCGTCGGCGTTGCTGGCCGCCGACGCCGGGGTGCCCGTATTGCTGGCACCTGCGGCCGACGCGGCGACGGCGCTCACCGACGCCTCGGTGGGCACGGTGTTCGCCGCCCGGCCCCAGCGCATGTCGGCGCGCCGGTTCTGGTTGCGTTACGCCGCCGAGGCGGCCGGCTCGCTGACGCTCGACGCCGGCGCGGTGCGCGCCGTGGTGCGACAACGCCGGTCGTTGCTGCCCGCGGGCATCAGCGCGGTGTCGGGCCGGTTCTACGCCGGCGACGTCGTCGAGCTGCGTGGACCGGACGCGGTGGTGGTGGCCCGGGGCGTGGTCGCCTACGACGCGGCCGAACTGGCCACCATGATGGGCCGGTGCACCTCCGAGCTGCCCGGCGAGCTGCGCCGGCCCGCGGTGCACGCCGACGACCTGGTCGCGGTGCACCGCACGCATCAGTGA
- the obgE gene encoding GTPase ObgE, whose translation MPRFVDRVVIHTRAGSGGNGCASVHREKFKPLGGPDGGNGGRGGSIVFVVDPQVHTLLDFHFRPHITAPSGKQGMGRNRDGAAGADLEVRVPDGTVVLDENGRLLADLVGAGTRFEAAAGGRGGLGNAALASRARKAPGFALLGEQGQSRDLTLELKTVADVGLVGFPSAGKSSLVSAISAAKPKIADYPFTTLVPNLGVVPAGEHSFTVADVPGLIPGASQGRGLGLDFLRHVERCAVLVHVVDCATAEPGRDPISDIDALEAELAAYTPTLQGDAALGDLAERPRAVVLNKIDVPEARDLAELVRDDITAQRGWPVYCVSTVTREGLQPLVFGLRQMISDYTAARPQPLVRRPVIRPVPVDDSGFTVEPDPGQPGGFVVRGARPERWIGQTDFNNDEAVGYLADRLARLGVEEELLRLGAEPGCAVTIGEMTFDWEPQTPAGGQVALSGRGTDARLDRSDRVGAAERKAARRQRRTARGDG comes from the coding sequence ATGCCTCGATTCGTCGATCGGGTCGTCATCCATACGCGAGCGGGTTCCGGCGGTAACGGCTGCGCCTCGGTCCACCGCGAGAAGTTCAAGCCGCTGGGCGGCCCCGACGGCGGCAACGGCGGCCGCGGCGGCAGCATCGTCTTCGTCGTCGACCCGCAAGTGCACACCCTGCTCGACTTCCATTTCCGTCCCCACATCACGGCACCGTCGGGCAAACAGGGGATGGGTCGCAACCGCGACGGGGCCGCCGGAGCCGACCTGGAAGTCAGGGTCCCGGACGGCACCGTCGTGCTGGACGAAAACGGCCGCTTGCTGGCCGACCTGGTCGGCGCGGGCACCCGCTTTGAAGCCGCCGCCGGCGGCCGCGGCGGCTTGGGCAACGCCGCGCTCGCGTCGCGCGCCCGCAAGGCCCCCGGCTTCGCCCTGCTTGGCGAGCAGGGACAGTCCCGCGACCTCACCCTCGAGCTCAAGACCGTCGCCGACGTCGGCCTGGTCGGGTTCCCGTCAGCGGGGAAATCCTCGCTGGTGTCGGCGATCTCGGCGGCCAAACCCAAGATTGCCGACTATCCGTTCACCACGCTGGTTCCCAATCTCGGGGTGGTCCCCGCGGGTGAGCACTCGTTCACCGTCGCCGATGTGCCCGGGTTGATCCCGGGTGCGTCCCAGGGCCGCGGCCTGGGCCTGGACTTCCTGCGGCACGTCGAGCGCTGCGCCGTGCTGGTGCACGTCGTGGACTGCGCCACCGCCGAGCCGGGCCGCGACCCGATCTCCGATATCGACGCGCTGGAAGCCGAACTCGCCGCCTACACACCCACCCTGCAGGGGGATGCGGCCCTGGGCGACCTGGCCGAACGGCCCCGGGCGGTGGTGCTCAACAAGATCGACGTGCCCGAGGCCCGCGATCTCGCCGAGTTGGTGCGCGACGACATCACCGCCCAGCGTGGCTGGCCGGTGTACTGCGTGTCCACCGTTACCCGGGAAGGTTTGCAGCCGTTGGTCTTTGGGCTGCGGCAGATGATATCGGACTACACCGCCGCGCGGCCGCAACCGCTGGTGCGTCGGCCGGTGATCCGTCCGGTGCCGGTTGACGACAGCGGCTTTACCGTCGAGCCCGATCCGGGGCAGCCGGGCGGCTTCGTGGTACGCGGCGCGCGGCCCGAGCGCTGGATCGGCCAGACCGACTTCAACAACGACGAGGCCGTTGGCTACCTCGCCGACCGATTGGCGCGCCTGGGCGTCGAAGAAGAGCTGCTTCGGCTGGGGGCTGAGCCCGGGTGTGCGGTGACCATCGGCGAGATGACGTTCGACTGGGAGCCGCAGACGCCCGCGGGAGGTCAGGTCGCGTTGTCCGGCCGCGGCACCGACGCGCGTTTGGACCGTAGTGACCGGGTTGGCGCCGCCGAACGCAAGGCCGCCCGCCGTCAGCGCCGCACGGCTCGGGGCGACGGCTGA
- the rpmA gene encoding 50S ribosomal protein L27: MAHKKGASSSRNGRDSAAQRLGVKRFGGQIVKAGEILVRQRGTKFHPGAGVGRGGDDTLFAKAAGAVEFTVKRGRKTVSIVAAGVTAD; the protein is encoded by the coding sequence ATGGCACACAAGAAGGGCGCTTCCAGCTCGCGCAACGGTCGCGATTCCGCAGCCCAGCGGCTGGGCGTCAAGCGGTTCGGCGGCCAGATCGTCAAGGCCGGCGAGATCCTGGTCCGTCAGCGCGGCACCAAATTCCACCCGGGCGCGGGCGTCGGACGCGGCGGCGACGACACGCTGTTCGCCAAGGCGGCCGGGGCGGTTGAGTTCACCGTCAAACGCGGACGCAAGACCGTGAGCATCGTCGCGGCCGGGGTGACCGCCGACTGA
- the rplU gene encoding 50S ribosomal protein L21, whose translation MATYAIVKTGGKQYKVAVGDVVKVEKLESEPGAKVSLPVALVVDGAKVTTDAAALAKVAVTGEVLEHTKGPKIRIHKFKNKTGYHRRQGHRQQLTVLKVTGIK comes from the coding sequence ATGGCGACCTACGCAATCGTCAAGACCGGCGGCAAGCAGTACAAGGTCGCCGTCGGAGACGTGGTCAAGGTCGAGAAGCTCGAGTCCGAGCCCGGAGCCAAGGTGTCGCTGCCGGTGGCCCTGGTCGTCGACGGCGCCAAAGTCACCACTGATGCCGCGGCGCTGGCCAAGGTCGCCGTGACGGGTGAGGTGCTCGAGCACACCAAGGGCCCAAAGATCCGTATCCACAAGTTCAAGAACAAGACCGGCTACCACAGGCGGCAGGGCCACCGTCAGCAGCTGACCGTCCTGAAGGTCACCGGCATCAAGTAG
- a CDS encoding Rne/Rng family ribonuclease has translation MVDGAPSSDPAKEPIQREELPDRLRVHTLARTLGTTSRRVLDALTALDGRIRSAHSSVDRVDAVRVRDLLAAQAEPGASDLPAAPVAPGAPAAPEEPESRLMLETLVERPHYMPLFVAPQPIEVDDGGDDDDDDADGDDAGEEGEVDRPANRRRRRGRRGRGRGRGEQGGPDRPGPAGDDTNPPTDQRSEAESTKTEDVDGQEAEDTDETENGEEDNGPAEVGSRRRRRRRRRKSGSGDDNEDGPAPDDPPNTVVHERAPRMAGKSGGSEDGGGSDPTEIKGIDGSTRLEAKRQRRRDGRDAGRRRPPVLSEAEFLARREAVERVMVVRDRVRAEPPHPGTRYTQIAVLEDGIVVEHFVTSAASASLVGNIYLGIVQNVLPSMEAAFVDIGRGRNGVLYAGEVNWDAAGLGGADRKIEQALKPGDYVVVQVSKDPVGHKGARLTTQVSLAGRFLVYVPGASSTGISRKLPDTERQRLKDILREVVPADAGVIIRTASEGVKEDDIRADVSRLQERWSQIETKANEIKEKAAGAAVALYEEPDVLVKVIRDLFNEDFAGLVVSGDEAWTTINDYVNSVAPDLVSKLTKYEPPTGEDGQAGPDVFAVHRIDEQLAKAMDRKVWLPSGGTLVIDRTEAMTVIDVNTGKFTGSGGNLEQTVTKNNLEAAEEIVRQLRLRDIGGIVVIDFIDMVLESNRDLVLRRLTEALARDRTRHQVSEVTSLGLVQLTRKRLGTGLIEAFSTSCPNCCGRGLLLHADPVESPPANGRKSDSGGRRARRSKKNRSEESAEKGVVAKVPAHAPGEHPMFKAMAAGGSGLARRGEDESGESAEEFTEEIQEQTEAEVPADLEDTDREDYEDTEEDEDELDDAEDLDDDEDLDVDEDLDLDDDLDDSEDSDDEDSDSESEDVDSDVESPVSYGVAAGSASLLGRPRRRRAAGRPAGPPIHAD, from the coding sequence GTGGTAGACGGTGCCCCATCTTCAGACCCAGCAAAAGAGCCGATACAGCGTGAAGAACTGCCGGATCGCCTAAGAGTCCACACGCTGGCGCGAACGCTGGGAACCACCAGCAGGCGGGTGCTGGACGCGCTGACCGCACTCGATGGGCGGATCCGCAGCGCGCATTCCAGCGTGGATCGCGTCGACGCCGTGCGGGTGCGCGATTTGCTGGCCGCGCAAGCAGAGCCCGGCGCCTCCGACCTCCCAGCCGCCCCGGTGGCGCCGGGGGCGCCGGCCGCGCCCGAAGAACCCGAATCGCGGTTGATGCTGGAGACCCTCGTCGAGCGGCCGCACTACATGCCGCTGTTCGTCGCGCCGCAACCGATCGAGGTCGACGACGGCGGCGACGACGACGATGATGACGCCGACGGTGACGACGCCGGCGAAGAGGGCGAGGTCGACCGCCCCGCCAATCGGCGGCGGCGGCGTGGTCGTCGCGGTCGTGGCCGCGGCCGGGGTGAACAGGGTGGACCCGACCGTCCCGGCCCAGCCGGTGACGACACGAACCCCCCAACCGACCAGCGGTCCGAAGCCGAATCCACCAAAACCGAGGATGTGGACGGCCAAGAGGCCGAAGACACCGACGAGACCGAAAACGGCGAGGAAGACAACGGACCGGCGGAGGTCGGCAGCCGGCGCCGCCGCCGCCGGCGGCGGCGCAAGTCCGGCTCCGGTGACGACAACGAGGACGGACCGGCACCCGACGATCCGCCCAACACCGTCGTGCATGAGCGGGCGCCCCGCATGGCCGGCAAGTCCGGCGGCTCGGAGGATGGGGGCGGCTCTGACCCCACTGAGATCAAGGGCATCGACGGCTCGACTCGGCTGGAGGCCAAGCGCCAACGTCGTCGGGACGGGCGCGACGCCGGACGGCGCCGCCCACCGGTGTTGAGCGAGGCCGAATTCCTGGCTCGCCGCGAGGCCGTCGAGCGAGTAATGGTGGTGCGCGACAGGGTCCGCGCCGAGCCGCCGCACCCAGGGACGCGGTACACCCAGATCGCCGTGCTCGAGGACGGCATCGTCGTCGAGCATTTTGTGACCTCCGCCGCTTCTGCGTCTTTGGTGGGCAACATCTACCTCGGGATCGTGCAGAACGTGCTGCCCTCGATGGAGGCGGCCTTCGTCGACATCGGCCGCGGCCGCAACGGCGTGCTCTACGCCGGTGAAGTCAATTGGGATGCCGCGGGATTGGGCGGGGCCGACCGCAAGATCGAACAGGCCCTCAAACCCGGCGACTACGTCGTCGTGCAGGTCAGCAAGGACCCGGTCGGACACAAGGGCGCGCGGCTGACCACCCAGGTGTCACTGGCCGGGCGCTTTCTGGTTTACGTGCCGGGTGCGTCGTCGACCGGGATCAGTCGCAAGCTGCCCGACACCGAACGCCAACGGCTCAAGGACATCCTGCGGGAGGTAGTGCCGGCCGATGCGGGCGTCATCATCCGCACCGCGTCGGAGGGCGTCAAAGAGGACGACATCCGCGCGGACGTCAGCCGGCTGCAGGAGCGTTGGAGCCAGATCGAGACCAAGGCAAACGAGATCAAAGAGAAGGCCGCCGGCGCCGCGGTGGCGCTCTACGAAGAGCCCGACGTGCTGGTCAAAGTCATCCGGGATTTGTTCAACGAGGACTTCGCCGGCCTCGTCGTCTCCGGCGACGAGGCGTGGACCACCATCAACGACTACGTGAATTCGGTTGCGCCCGATCTCGTTTCGAAGCTGACGAAGTATGAACCCCCCACCGGGGAGGACGGGCAGGCCGGGCCCGACGTGTTCGCGGTGCATCGCATCGACGAGCAGCTGGCCAAAGCGATGGACCGCAAGGTGTGGCTGCCCTCGGGCGGCACACTGGTGATCGACCGCACCGAGGCGATGACGGTGATCGACGTCAACACCGGCAAGTTCACCGGGTCCGGGGGCAACCTGGAGCAGACGGTCACCAAGAACAACCTGGAGGCCGCCGAGGAGATCGTGCGCCAGCTGCGCCTGCGTGACATCGGCGGCATCGTGGTCATCGACTTCATCGACATGGTGCTGGAATCCAACCGCGACCTAGTGCTGCGCCGGCTGACCGAGGCGCTGGCCCGTGACCGCACCCGTCACCAGGTGTCCGAGGTGACTTCGCTCGGCCTGGTCCAGCTGACCCGCAAGCGGCTGGGAACCGGGCTGATCGAGGCGTTCTCGACATCGTGTCCCAACTGTTGTGGTCGCGGGCTCCTGCTGCACGCCGACCCGGTCGAGTCGCCGCCAGCCAACGGGCGCAAGTCCGACTCTGGTGGTCGGCGGGCCAGGCGGTCGAAGAAGAACCGATCCGAAGAGTCGGCTGAGAAAGGCGTCGTGGCCAAGGTGCCCGCCCACGCGCCCGGTGAGCATCCGATGTTCAAGGCGATGGCGGCGGGTGGGTCCGGGCTGGCTCGTCGCGGTGAGGACGAATCCGGCGAGTCCGCTGAGGAATTCACCGAAGAGATTCAAGAGCAGACCGAAGCCGAGGTTCCCGCAGACCTGGAGGACACCGACCGGGAAGACTACGAGGACACCGAAGAGGACGAGGACGAGCTCGACGACGCGGAGGACCTCGATGACGATGAGGACCTTGACGTCGATGAGGACCTCGACCTAGACGACGACCTCGACGACTCGGAAGACTCCGACGACGAAGACTCCGATTCGGAGTCCGAAGACGTCGACTCCGACGTCGAGAGCCCCGTCAGTTACGGTGTTGCAGCCGGCTCCGCGTCACTCCTTGGACGTCCGCGGCGGCGGCGCGCCGCCGGCCGGCCGGCCGGCCCACCGATCCATGCGGACTGA
- the ndk gene encoding nucleoside-diphosphate kinase: MTERTLVLIKPDAVERRLIGEIISRIERKGLTITALEFRNVSQQLAGDHYAEHEGKPFFGSLLEFITSGPVVAAIVEGPRAVAAFRQLAGGTDPVDNATPGTIRGDFGLETQFNLVHGSDSTDSAQREIALWFPGA; encoded by the coding sequence GTGACCGAACGGACCCTCGTGTTGATCAAACCGGACGCCGTCGAAAGGCGGCTGATCGGCGAAATCATCAGCCGCATTGAGCGCAAAGGCCTCACCATCACGGCGCTGGAATTCAGGAACGTCAGCCAGCAGCTGGCCGGCGATCATTACGCCGAACACGAAGGCAAGCCATTTTTTGGCTCGCTGCTGGAGTTCATCACTTCGGGACCGGTGGTGGCGGCGATCGTCGAGGGACCGCGAGCGGTCGCGGCGTTTCGCCAGCTGGCCGGGGGCACCGACCCGGTGGACAACGCTACGCCCGGCACAATCCGGGGCGACTTCGGATTGGAAACGCAGTTCAATTTGGTGCATGGTTCGGATTCGACCGATTCGGCGCAGCGTGAGATCGCGCTCTGGTTTCCGGGCGCTTAG
- a CDS encoding DUF4233 domain-containing protein, with protein MTDRPEDRAPRPPADPWRSFGAVMAATLFLEAIVVLLAVPVVGTVGGGLTAISLAYLIGLAALLILLAGLQRKPWAIWVNLGVQAVLLAGFAVYPGIGFIGVMFTGVWALIAYFRAEVRRRQGYERSRRPPAR; from the coding sequence ATGACTGACCGCCCCGAGGATCGGGCCCCGAGGCCGCCGGCGGACCCGTGGCGGAGTTTCGGGGCGGTGATGGCCGCGACGCTGTTCCTGGAGGCGATCGTGGTGCTGTTGGCCGTGCCGGTCGTGGGCACGGTCGGCGGCGGGCTGACTGCGATATCGCTGGCCTACCTGATCGGGCTGGCCGCGCTGCTGATCCTGCTTGCCGGCCTGCAGCGCAAACCCTGGGCAATCTGGGTGAACCTCGGCGTGCAGGCGGTGCTGCTCGCCGGCTTCGCGGTCTACCCGGGCATCGGCTTCATCGGTGTCATGTTCACCGGGGTGTGGGCGTTGATCGCGTACTTCCGCGCCGAGGTCCGGCGGCGCCAGGGATACGAACGGTCGCGGCGCCCGCCGGCGCGGTGA
- the folC gene encoding bifunctional tetrahydrofolate synthase/dihydrofolate synthase: MTFETSGPTDVAPTPDEIASLLQVEHLLDQRWPETRIEPSLTRISALMDLLGSPQLGYPSIHIAGTNGKTSVARMADALLTALHRRTGRTTSPHLQSAVERIAIDGKPISPAQYVATYRELEPLVQMVDRQSQAGGGPAMSKFEVLTAMAFAAFADAPVEVAVVEVGLGGRWDATNVINAPVAVITPISVDHVDYLGRDIAGIAGEKAGIITRAAEGAPDTVAVIARQAPEAMEVLLARAVRADAAVAREDSEFGVLGRQVAVGGQVLQLQGLGGVYSDVYLPLHGEHQAHNAVVALAAVEAFFGAGAQRQLDVDAVRAGFAAVTSPGRLERVRSAPTVFIDAAHNPAGAGALAQTLVGEFDFRYLVGVLSVLADKDVDGILAALEPAFGSVVVTHNGSPRALEVESLAVAARQRFGSDRVMTAGNLRDAIDVATALLDDVAAQEDTFSGTGIVITGSVVTAGAARTLFGRDPE; this comes from the coding sequence ATGACTTTCGAGACTTCCGGCCCTACCGACGTGGCCCCGACCCCGGACGAGATCGCTTCCCTGTTGCAGGTCGAGCACCTGCTGGACCAGCGCTGGCCGGAGACCCGGATCGAGCCGAGCTTGACGCGGATTAGCGCGCTGATGGACCTGCTCGGCTCGCCGCAACTCGGCTACCCGTCGATCCACATCGCGGGCACCAACGGCAAAACGTCGGTGGCGCGGATGGCCGACGCGCTGCTGACCGCGCTGCACCGGCGCACGGGTCGAACCACCAGCCCGCACCTGCAGTCGGCGGTGGAACGCATCGCCATCGACGGCAAACCGATCAGCCCGGCCCAGTACGTGGCGACCTACCGGGAGCTCGAGCCGTTGGTGCAGATGGTCGACCGGCAGTCTCAGGCTGGTGGCGGGCCGGCGATGAGCAAGTTCGAGGTCCTCACCGCGATGGCGTTCGCCGCGTTCGCCGACGCCCCGGTCGAGGTGGCGGTGGTCGAGGTGGGCCTCGGGGGGCGTTGGGACGCCACCAACGTGATCAATGCACCGGTGGCCGTCATCACCCCGATCAGCGTCGACCACGTCGACTACCTCGGTCGCGACATCGCCGGGATCGCCGGCGAGAAGGCGGGCATCATCACCCGTGCCGCCGAGGGTGCACCGGACACCGTGGCGGTCATCGCACGTCAGGCGCCAGAGGCGATGGAGGTGTTGTTGGCCCGAGCGGTGCGCGCCGACGCCGCGGTCGCGCGCGAGGACTCGGAATTCGGGGTCTTGGGCCGGCAGGTCGCGGTGGGTGGCCAGGTGCTGCAACTTCAGGGTCTTGGCGGCGTGTACTCCGACGTCTACCTGCCGCTGCACGGTGAGCACCAGGCGCACAACGCGGTGGTGGCGCTGGCGGCGGTCGAGGCCTTTTTCGGCGCCGGTGCGCAGCGTCAGCTCGACGTGGATGCGGTCCGGGCCGGTTTCGCCGCCGTCACCAGCCCTGGGCGGCTGGAACGCGTGCGCAGCGCGCCCACGGTGTTCATCGACGCGGCCCACAATCCGGCCGGCGCGGGTGCGCTGGCGCAGACGCTGGTCGGCGAGTTCGACTTCCGATACCTGGTCGGGGTGCTCAGCGTGCTGGCCGACAAGGACGTGGACGGAATTCTCGCCGCGCTCGAGCCGGCGTTCGGGTCCGTCGTGGTGACGCACAACGGGTCGCCGCGGGCCCTGGAGGTTGAGTCCCTGGCGGTGGCGGCACGGCAGCGGTTCGGATCCGACCGGGTGATGACTGCCGGGAACCTGCGCGACGCCATCGACGTCGCGACCGCGCTGCTCGACGATGTCGCGGCACAGGAGGACACGTTCTCCGGCACCGGAATCGTCATCACGGGCTCGGTCGTCACCGCAGGCGCGGCTCGGACGTTGTTTGGGCGTGATCCGGAATGA